The sequence ATATCTCTTGTCGGAAACCAGCCGGGCGATATCCCTCATTTTCTTAAGCAGAAGTACCCTTGTTTCAACCTCTTGGATTTTCGGCAAGATGGCATCCAGTTTGTCCAGCAAGAGCCCCTCTTTCCCTGTAAAGAGAACGATGTATCTGTCAATACTCCCAACTAAATCGTTGACAACTTCCGGCGAATCTCTCTCCTCGGAAGAAAGAATTATGTACTTGACTGCGAAATCCAGGTACATTATTTCGTCACCGATCGTCGAGCGTGCAAAGCGAATAGCTCTCTCCAGAAGATCCAGTTGATCTTCCTTTGAGATCTCACCCGCCTCAGTCATTACGGTCACATAGCTTTCTTTCATTCTAGAGACAGCTTCTGTGCTTTCACTTGTGAGGGCTTCCTCAATCTTATCGAGAGCTGCTTGCGCGAAGATCAGTCTATGAGACGCTCTATAGCAGTCTAGGGCCAAATCTATAGCCGGTTTAGAATTCTCGATAGAAAATCCGATAATCATTCTTCCCCAGAGGCTATCCTCGAATTCTCCAGCAAATCGGGAAATTTCCTTTGAAAAAGCATGTCTTATAGTGTCCTCAGTCTTTCCACAAATATCGATTAGTTCTTCAAATGTCTCTTCACTCATGGAAATCTCGAGTCTCTCAATTGTTGCTTTCAAGACACCACCAAAATCCCCGTTTTCTTCTTTTAGGCGGACCAATGCTTTCAGAAGTCTTTCCTTTTCTTTGTCATTCTGAGATTTCGAGATTCTTCCTTCTGTCTTTGTTATCTTCTTTTCCCTTCTTCTTTCACTCATTTTCTTCAATAACATCATTTCCTCCGGCAACAACTGAATGAAATACCTTCAATAAAAGGATACCAGAAAACCCCATGCAAAGAGCGAGAACTTGTGTTTGAGAAGTGCTCAGAGCGATGACTGTCATTACCAAAGAGATTATATAGCTACAACTTATACTGAAGCAACTACTTCGCAGACAGAAGTTTCACCTTTAACGCTACTGCATTTCACACTGATACAGATGAGATATCCATACCGAGAATCAAATCTATTAAAGATTTGCTCCATTCGATCTTGTAACCCCATATAGTTCTATGTAGAAAATAAATCCGCGCTCCATTGAACTCGCTGAAAACGCTTTGATCAGAAGATTCCGGAATGAATATCACGCAATAACTCTCAGGGTCATCCCGCAGCTCGTATTGTTCAAGATATCCGCTGTACTCCGGATCATCTTGAGTATATATCGAACCTGACAGCCCGTTCTCAAACCAGTTGTTAGAAAGGCGCGCATACTGGATGTAATGACGCTGCATTACGGACCAGTCTCTTCGGAAATCCAAAACCAGGTTCTTCATGTCCCCCTCAAGCTCTACAATTGCCATCTCTCTGAGCAAAGCGATTTCGTGACCGCTAAGCCCCACCCGTGAACCGGCCTCTTGTTGAAGACGAATCTGCATAGCGTAATCCAGCATCGCCTTCTCATATTGCAGAAAGACTTGATCTGGGCTTCTGAAGAAATTGAATCCCCAAATGTATGATATCGCCAGAAATGCTGTAAGAACAATAAGAAAAGGAAGCCAGAGCTTCAAACTAATGCACCACCCGATTATTTCACATAATCAAAGATATCACATGTCCACCAAGCGTGGTCTCTATTGAAAAAACCATTCTTCAAAACAGACTCAGATGTTGTATCATTGTGACTGACTGAGAATGAGAAAGGGAACTCTATGCTGATAACTTTGAGTAAGGTAGGACATGATTATGGTCAAGACTTTCTGTTCGACGAAGTCTCGACCTCGATCGATAAGAAAGATAAGATAATCCTTCTGGGGAAGAACGGCAGCGGAAAATCAACTCTCATGAGAATAATCTCTGGTGACCTTCTGCCGACTGAAGGAGAGATCTTTCACTCTACAAGTGTACGGATCGGATATCAGATTCAAAGCAGAATCCCGGATGGGCAGTTGAGCCTGATGGACTACTATATGCAGGACAAATCCAGCATTCCTCCCGACACTGAGGAATACTACTCCTACGAAAGAAGAGTCAGAAGCATCCTAGTGGGACTGGAATTCTCTGAACAAGACTGGGATAGACGTCTTGAGACCTTTAGTGGGGGAGAACTCACAAGAATTTCTCTTGGAAAACTCTTTCTTGTCGACTACGATCTTCTGTTACTGGACGAACCCACAAATCATCTCGATCTTGAATCGACAGAGTGGCTTGTGAATTTCTTGAAGAACTATAATGGCGCTTTGCTGGTGGTGACTCATGACAGATATCTTATCAGAAACATTGGAAACAGATTCTGGGAGTTGAATGGTGGCTCGCTGTGGGACTTCGCCGGGACCTATGACAAGTATCAGTCAGATAGAGAGATTATGGTCAAAAGCGGCTTGAGAACAAGAGAGAATCTCCTTAAGGAAATCGAAAGACTGGACGCTGTTGCAAAACGTTATAGACTCTGGGGCCAGGAAAAATTCATTAAACAGGCAATAAACAAAGAAAAGCAGAGAGACAGGCTCAAAGAGCAGTTAGAATCAGTAGATATTCCTGACGAAGAGATAAGACCAACCAAGTTCAGGCTTCCCCAGCCAGACAGGACAGGTTATTCGGTCTTGAAGATCGATGGGCTGTCATTCGGCTTTGGAAACAGGAAACTCTTAAGTAGCTCTTCTGCAGAGATTCACAGACGGACCAAGATCGGCCTTCTGGGTCCCAATGGCAGCGGGAAGACAACCCTGCTGAAGATAATAACAGAGAATCTTGAGGAATATATGGGAGAGATAACGTGGGGTCACAACGTTCGTTGGGGTTATCTTTCGCAGCTGACCGAGGATCTCAATTCCTCAAATGATGTGATCACCGAGATTTGGCAAATGATGCGTGGCCAACCCGATTACGAAGTAAGAAAGTATATAGGAAGGTTCGGGTTTCCGGGCGATGATGTGTTCAAACCGATTTCATCATTGAGCGGTGGAGAAAGAACAAAGCTGGCTCTGGCAAAACTGATTCTTTCTCGACCAAACGTTCTTGTCATGGATGAGCCGACAAATAATCTTGATATCTGGTCAATTGAGAGTTTAGAAGAGGTATTGAAGGAATACGAGGGCTGTATAATCCTTGTTTCACATGACAGAGAGTTTGTGCAAAACGTCTGTGATCACTTTCTCATGATAGACAGACAGAAGTTAAGATTTGTATCCTCGGTGGAAGAGTATCTTAGGAGGAACCAAAGAGACGTCAATTCAGCGGGCAATGAAGAGGCTAGGCTCAGTTTTCAGGAGAAGCGGAGACTATCCAACAAAAAGAAGACAATTCTCGAAAAGCTTCAACAACTGAATAACGAAGAGGAGACATTGTCAAAGGATTTAGAAAGCGCTCAGTTGAAGATGGGACTATATGCGACTGACTATGAGAAGCTTCAGCAACTGCAGAGGATCGTGGAGCAGGCAGAAGGAAGACTCCTGGAGATAATTGAAGAAAGAGAGATTTTGCAGAATGATCTTCAAGAACTCTCAATAATGCTGGAAGAACAATCATAGTACCAGAAAAGCTGCCGAAACCATTGAAAGGCTAACAAAGAAATCGGCGAAGACCAGGTATCTTTCGAAATTCCGCTTATCAACCTCAATAATTGATCTGGGATCACTGGCTCCTTTTCTTATAACCCTGTCTGCACGATACCAGA comes from Mesotoga infera and encodes:
- a CDS encoding ATP-binding cassette domain-containing protein produces the protein MLITLSKVGHDYGQDFLFDEVSTSIDKKDKIILLGKNGSGKSTLMRIISGDLLPTEGEIFHSTSVRIGYQIQSRIPDGQLSLMDYYMQDKSSIPPDTEEYYSYERRVRSILVGLEFSEQDWDRRLETFSGGELTRISLGKLFLVDYDLLLLDEPTNHLDLESTEWLVNFLKNYNGALLVVTHDRYLIRNIGNRFWELNGGSLWDFAGTYDKYQSDREIMVKSGLRTRENLLKEIERLDAVAKRYRLWGQEKFIKQAINKEKQRDRLKEQLESVDIPDEEIRPTKFRLPQPDRTGYSVLKIDGLSFGFGNRKLLSSSSAEIHRRTKIGLLGPNGSGKTTLLKIITENLEEYMGEITWGHNVRWGYLSQLTEDLNSSNDVITEIWQMMRGQPDYEVRKYIGRFGFPGDDVFKPISSLSGGERTKLALAKLILSRPNVLVMDEPTNNLDIWSIESLEEVLKEYEGCIILVSHDREFVQNVCDHFLMIDRQKLRFVSSVEEYLRRNQRDVNSAGNEEARLSFQEKRRLSNKKKTILEKLQQLNNEEETLSKDLESAQLKMGLYATDYEKLQQLQRIVEQAEGRLLEIIEEREILQNDLQELSIMLEEQS